GAGCAGCCTGCGCGAGCGCACCACCAAGTCAAAGCTGTTGGAGCTGTCCGACCTGGGCATCGGGCTGATCTACCTGGTGGCCGCGGCGAAGCAGAACGCCGTGGTGATCCGCCAGATCAAGGTGCAACAGCCCTATCACCGCCTGTCGGATTCGGCCCGCGAGCAGCTTGACGACGCCGAGATCGAGGCGAACCAGCTGGTGGAGATGACCGAGATGTCGTCGCAGATCATCGGCCAGTTGTCCGACACCTACAACAATGTGTTGAACAACAACCTGAACGACATCATGCGCTTCATGACGGTCTGGTCGCTGCTGTTGGCGATCCCGACGATCGTCACCGGCTTCTTCGGGATGAACGTTGCGCTGCCGCTGGAGAACGCGCCGCACGCCTGGCTGATCGTCACCGGCATCGCCGCCGTGCTCTGGTTGGCGATGGGCCTCATGCTGCGCCACAGCATGCGCAAGTGAAACCACATGCTGCACCC
The window above is part of the Propionibacterium freudenreichii subsp. freudenreichii genome. Proteins encoded here:
- a CDS encoding magnesium transporter CorA family protein, whose translation is MKTVFGEGQFRWYATATSDTGGLKRLASQFNIDQEILTYAQDPHERAHVEYDADTGTFLLIFNVAHREKIENHYDASPMTFIVKDHELFTINDEHTSYVNDLIAGFVKAHPEVTPIELLFNALFLVSDAFFPLVQDVDAEWRHYTSSLRERTTKSKLLELSDLGIGLIYLVAAAKQNAVVIRQIKVQQPYHRLSDSAREQLDDAEIEANQLVEMTEMSSQIIGQLSDTYNNVLNNNLNDIMRFMTVWSLLLAIPTIVTGFFGMNVALPLENAPHAWLIVTGIAAVLWLAMGLMLRHSMRK